The genomic region ACACCGGGGAGCGCCGCCACGGCACTTAGCCTGCGGCCGTCTGCAGGAACGCATCGTGGTGGTCGAATCCGGGGAAGACGAGTTCTTCCTCGTGCAGCTGCAGTTCGGTGATCCGGGACTGGACAGTTTCAGTCATTGGGGTTCCCGTCGGCGTCGTACTTGAGGCCGATCTGGCGGCGGATCTCGTCCATCGCGGCCATGACTGCCACGCTCTCACCCGGGGGAAGAACCGTACCCGCGGTGCGGCCGGCCCGGATAAGGCCTTCCATCTCGGCTGCCTGGTACTGCATCCCCCTGCTGGTCACCGGCTGGTCGAAGCTCTCCAGGACCTTGCCCGCATTGTCGAACCGGGTGAAGGGCGTCGGGTTGTACCAGGTGGGTTCGATGTCGATCCACCCCTCCGTCCCGATGATGGCGGCGCGGTTGTTTGAAGCGGTGTCCAGGGCGCAGTCCACGATTGCCTGCTGTCCGTCCGGGTACTCGAAGATCGCTGCCGTCTGCCGGTCCACGCCCGTGGCCGTCATGGAGGCGCTGGCCCGGATGGTGTCCGGTGTGCCGAGGACGTCAAAGACAAAGGACACGGGGTAGACGCCGAGGTCCAGCAGGGCACCGCCGCCCAGGGCAGGATCGTTGAGCCGGTGCGCGGGATCCTTGGGAAGGTTCTGGTTGTGGCTGGCCGTGACCTTCCGGATCTGCCCGAGTGAGCCCTCAGCGACGATCTCGCGGAGGCGGGCCATATGGGGGAGGAAGCGGCTCCACATGGCCTCCAGTGCCACGAGCCCCTTGGCCTCAGCCAGCGCAAAGATTTCCTGCGCTTCCCGGGCGTTGATGGTGAACGGCTTCTCCACCAGCACGTGCTTTCCGGCGTTCAGGGCGAGCAGCGCGTGGGCATGATGGTACGTGTGCGGTGAGGCAATGTAAACGACGTCGACGTCCGGGTCCGCGACGAATGCTTCGTAGCTTGCATGTGCGGTGGGAATGTCGAACTTTTCACTGAAGGCCCTGCTCGATGCGGCGTTGCGGGAACCGACGGCCTGCACCGTGAAGCCGTTCTCGGCCAGGTCCTGCGTTTGCAGGCCCGCGATGAATCCCGTGCCGAGGATTCCCCAGCGGATGTGGCCGTCGGAGGTGCCATTGGGGTGGTTGGTCACGTTAGTCCTTTATCGAATCGGCGGTGGCGAGGGGGTACGCGACGTACGCGAACCGGGTGGAATCGGGCGCCCAGCCGTTGACGTTGAGCGTCCCCTGGCCTCCGAAGAGGGCCCAGCTCTGCAGCGGCGCGGCCCAGTCATCGGTTGAGACAAGTACGACGTCGACCGGCAGGTCCGCTGGGTGGCCCACCGTGCCGCTGGGGAAACGGATGTAGCTGGCCAGACGGCCGTCGGGCGAGAGATGGGGGAACCAGTCGACGGTGTCGCTCTTGAGGAGTTGCTCGGCGCCGCTGTCGCCGGTGGCGTTGGATGAGCTGCGGCCGACGGCACGCACGCGCGCCAGCTGGGCATGGCCGGGCTTGCTGGTGAACGCCTCGGTATTGAAATGCAGCCATTCGCCGTCCGGTGAGTATTCGGGCCCGTCGCAGTGGCCGTTGACGCTGATGGGTGTGGATGCGCCGCCGCCGGCAGGAATGGTCCGGAGCCGGCCCGGCTGGGTGAATTCGCCGGATTCGATGCCGACGTAGGCCAGTTCCTGGCCGTCCGGGCTGACGCCGTGCAGGAAGTGGAACGAGCCGTCGTCCTTGGTGATGCGTGCGGCCTGTCCGCCAGCCAGGGCCGCGCGGTAGATGTGGCCGTCGTTGGCCGAAAGGAAGATGTGCTCGCCGTCAGGGTCCAGGACGTGGTCGTTGTTGAGGTCGGGGATCCCGGTAAGCGGGACCTGGCGGATGCTCCGGCCGGCAACGTCGAACGTCCACAGCTTCCCGTCGCCGTTGAAGACCAGTGCCCCGCCGTCGAGCGTCCAGTTGGGCGCCTCCAGGAGCACGTCCTCGGTGGCGAAAACCAGGTCGCGCTCGCCGGTAACGGAGGCAATCCAGACCTCACACCGCTGTCCGGCCCGAAGTGTGCGGATCATTGCGCGTGCCTCTCGGATTCGGGGTTCAGTTCCCTGATGCGGATGTTCCGCCACCGGCATTGTGCCCTTTCCCCACCGGGCTTCGCCGGACATGGCATCGTTGTCGTGGACCTCGAGGGCGATGTGCCCCCGGTCGCCGAGCACTCGAAAGATGGCCTCGGGATCATAGTTGGGGGATTCGAGCGTGGCAGTGTCCAGCTCTGCGACCTTGAGGCCGTTGACCCAGGTGGTGATCACAGGCATCGGCCCGACGCAGCGGATCCGCAGTTCGTTCCAGTCGTCCCAGCGCCAGACGTCCAGGAAATCCCCGACGGCGGCGGCATGGGTCAGGCGGGACCGCTTTTCTTCCGTGACCGGTTCCATAGGTGCAATTCCTTTGGCGGTTTCCGGGTCAGTCTTTGGTGCTGAAGGCGGCGTCGAAGCTGGTCTGCGACGCGGGGAAGTCGAACTTCTTGAGCGCGGCGAGGGCTTCGGGGGCGCCGTGCAGGCGGTCCATGCCGGCGTCTTCCCATTCCACCGAGATGGGTCCGGTGTAGCCGATGGCGGTGAGCGCGCGGAAGGACGATTCCCAGGGGACGTCGCCGCGTCCGGCGGAGACGAAGTCCCAGCCGCGGCGGGGGTCGCCCCAGGGCAGGTGGGAGCCGAGGACGGTGTTCCGGCCGGTGGGGCGCAGCTTGGTGTCCTTGCAGTCCACGTGGTAGATCCGGTCCTTGAAGTCCCAAATGAAGGAGACGGGGTCGATGCCCTGCCACATGAAGTGGGAGGGGTCCCAGTTCAGCCCGAACGCTTCGCGGTGGCCGATCGCTTCGAGGGTGCGGACGGTGGTCCAGTAGTCGTAGGCGATCTCGCTCGGGTGGACTTCGTGGGCGAAGCGGACGCCGCATTCGTCGAAGACGTCCAGGATGGGGTTCCAGCGGTCGGCGAAGTCCTGGTAGCCGGCGTCGATGACCTTTTCCGGGACGGGCGGGAACATCGCGACGTACTGCCAGATGGAGGAGCCGGTGAAGCCGACGACGGTGTCCACGCCGAGGGCTCTGGCGAGGCGGGCGGTGTGTTTCATTTCCTCGGCCGCGCGCTGCCGGACGCCTTCGGGGTCGCCGTCGCCCCAGACCTTGGACCCGACGATCGCTTCGTGGCGGAAGTCGATCGGGTCATCGCAGACGGCCTGGCCCTTGAGGTGGTTGGAGATCGCCCAGACCTTGAGGTTGTACTTTTCCAGGACGGCGAGTTTGGACTCGACGTAGCCGGGTTCGTCCCAGCGCCAGGCGTCCAGGTGGTCGCCGGAGACGGCGATTTCGAGGCCGTCATAGCCCCAGCCGGAGGCGAGCCTGGCGACTTCCTCGAAGGGCAGGTCGGCCCACTGGCCGGTGAACAGGGTGTACGGGCGGGGCATATCAGGCTCCTTCGGTTGGTGTGGCGGCTGCGGCGCCGGTGGGCTGGACGAGTTGGATGGAAGCGCTTTTCGCTGCCGCTGACTCCTCGACGGCGGCGAGCACGCGCTGGACGGCGAGGCCCTCCTCGAACGACGGCGACGGCGCGTCACCCGTGCCGATCGCGGACAGGAAGTCACGGATCTCGTGCGTGAAGGTGTGTTCCCAGCCGATGATGTGCCCCTGCGGCCACCAGGCATCCAGGTAGGGGTGGTCGGGTTCGTTGACCAGGATCCGGCGGAAGCCCTGCTCCCGCACCGGGACGGTGGCGTCCAGGAAGCCGAGCTCGTTCAGGTTCTCCAGGTCGAAGAGAATGGTGCCCCTCTCACCGTAGATCTCCAGCTTCAGGGAGTTCTTCTGCCCGGTGGCCACCCGGGAGACCTCGACTGACGCGATCGCCCCGGAGGCGAGGGACAGCGTGGCCCAGGCGGCGTCGTCGACCGTCACGTCCTCCGGCCCGTGCTGTCCGGGCCGGACCCTGGTGAAGGTGTGGAGCCGGCCGGAGACCTCGGTGACGGAGTCTCCGAGGAGGAACAGGACCTGGTCGATCGCGTGGGAGGCGATGTCCCCGAGGGCGCCGGACCCGGCGGTTTCCTTGTTCAGCCGCCAGGTCATTGGTGATTCCGCGTCCGCGAGCCAGTCCTGCAGGTACGCGGCACGCACATGCCGCACGGTGCCGAGGCGGCCCTCCGCGATCAGTTCGCGGGCCAGTGCCAGGGCGGGCACGCGGCGGTAGTTGAATCCGACCATCGACTGCACGCCGTTGACCCGGGCCGCCCGCGCCGCCTCGGTCATGGCCTCGGCTTCGGCGAGGGTGTTGGCCAATGGCTTCTCCACGAGCACGTGCTTCCCGGCTTCGAGGGCGGCGATGGCGATCTCGGCGTGCATCCAGCCCGGGGCGCAGATATCGACGATATCGATGTCGTCCCGTTCCAGGACTGAACGCCAGTCCGTCGCGGACTCGGACCAGCCATACTTGGCCGCGGCCGCGGTGACCTGCCCGGCGTCCCGCCCCACGAGCACTTTCTGCTCGAAGGCCGGGACGTCGAAGAAGCTGGCGACGTTCCGCCACGCGTTCGAGTGGGCCTTGCCCATGAAGGCATAGCCGATCATCGCCACACCCAGAGGGCGGTTGGCTCCCGGCGGTGTGCCGGGGGATTCGTGGGAAGTCATTGGTATTCCTAGAGGGTGGGGGCGGTGGGGTTCCAGTCCTCGGGGAGGGCTGCGGACGCGGGGGCGGAGCTTTCGACGTCGACGAAAGTACCGGATTCCACGGATTCGGAGATCGAGACCATGGTGTCCAGGACGTGATAGGCGAGGTTGCCGGTGGCGCGGTGCGGAACTCCGGCGCGGATGGAGCGTGCCATGTCCAGCACGCCCATGCCGCGGCCGTTGGCCGGGCCGGTGGCGGGGATGACGGTCCAGTCCTCGTCGCCGGCGCGCCAGAGCTTGATGTCGCCGTCGAAAAAATTGGGGTCCGGGAGCGAGATGGTGGCTTCGGTGCCGGTGATCTCCACGAATCCCATCCGCAGGCGCGGTGACTCGAAGCTGAAGACGCTGTGCGAGGACTGGCCGCCCTCGAAATGGGCCATCGCGGAGACATGGGTGGGGACGTCAACGGTGAATTCCTCGCCGGCCCTGGGACCGGAGCCGATGATGCGGACTTCCTTGGCCTTTGATCCGACGGCGGCGACCTTCCGGACCGACCCGAACGTCTGGACCAGGGTGGTGAGGTAGTACGGGCCCATGTCGAACAGCGGCCCGGCACCGTACTGGAACAGGAAGGCCGGGTTTGGGTGCCAGGATTCCGGTCCAGGGGTCTGGAAGGTGGTCAGGGCGGTGAGCGGGGTGCCGATGTCGCCGCGTTCGATGAGTCGGCGTGCGGTCTGCAGGCCGGCGCCCAGGAACGTATCCGGCGCGGTGCCGAGGCGGATGCCCGCCGCGTCGGCCGTCTTCAGCAGCCCCAGCCCCGATTCGCGGTCCAGCGAGAAGGGCTTCTCGGTCCAGACATGCTTGCCGGCGTTGACGGCGGCGGTGGCCACCTCCACGTGCGCTGCCGGAATGGTCAGGTTGACGATGATTTCGACGTCGGGATGGTTCAGTGCGGCGTCCACGCCGCCCCACTCCGGAATGCCGTATTCCTTCGCCCGCGCCTCGGCAGCCTCCTCGAAGAGGTCGGCGATGACGTGGACCTTAAGGTCCGGGAAGACGGTCAGGTTGTCCAGGTACTGCTTGCTGATGTTGCCGGCGCCGATGACGCCGACGCCGACCGGCCCCCGGAGGGAAGACGGCGTGGATGCGCCGCTCATGCCTGTGCCCCTTCAGTGGCCTTTGCGGAGTTCAAGAAGGCAAGCGACTGGGTGATGCCGTCGAAGATGTCCCCGGAGTAGTCATCGAATTCCACGACGCCGACCTCAAGCGACTTTGCTGCGTTAATGACGTCCCACACCGGGATCCTGCCCTGGCCCGCCGGCTGCTGCGCCTTGGTGTCGGTGTTCAGCGGGCCGTCCTTGATGTGGATGAACTTCACCCGGTCGCCCAGTTTGGTCAGGATCTCCACCGGGTCCTTGCCGCCCACGGCAACCCAGTAGGTGTCCACCTCCAGGACCAGTTCGGGATCCAGCAGCCCTTCGAAGTACTCCAGAGCCGTCTTGCCCTCCATGGCGGACTCCAGTTCCCAGGCGTGGTTGTGGTAGCCGACGCGGATGCCGTATTCGACACCCTTTTTGGCGGCGGCGTTGAGCTTTGCCGCGGTCGCCTGGATGTCCTCGGCGTTCTGCCAGTGCTCGGCGGTGATGTACGGTTCGATCACCGTGCCGATGCCGAGCCCCTTGGCGGCAGAGAAGATTTCGTCCTGGTCCTGGCTGAGCAGCGGCGCGTGGCCGGACGGGGCGGTGAGGCCGTTCTCCTTCAGCGCGGCGCCGAGCTCATTGGCCGTGGCCACGAAGTTGTACGGCTCAACCTGCGTGAAGCCGATCTCCGCGACCTTCCGGATGGTACCGGGCAGGTCCTCCTGGATGGCGTTGCGCAGGGTGTACAGCTGGAGTGAGTAAGACATTTCGTTCCTTTGCGGGAGTTGGTTTGTTCTCGAAAAAGGGTTTGTGGTTCAGGACCGCCTAGCGGCCGGCGAGGGATCCGCCGATGCCGCCGACGCTGAAGTATTTGTTCAGGGTGGCGAAGACGATGATGGGCGGGAGCATCATGACGACGGCGAGGGCCATGACGCCGGACCAGTCGGTGTTGTTTTGCTGGAAGAAGGACTGGACGCCCATGGGGAGGGTGACGATTTCGTTGGAGCGGAGGAACACGATGGCGACGAGGTAGTCGTTCCAGGCGAGGAGGAAGGCGAAGATCGCGGTGGAGAGCACACCGGGCAGAGAGTTCCTCAAGACGACCTTGGTGAAGGAACCGAAGACGGAGCAGCCGTCGATCCAGGAGGCTTCCTCGAGGCTGATGGGGATGGAATCGAAGTAGGCGGCCATCATCCAGGTGGCCACGGTCATGGTGGAGCCGACGTAGATGATGGTCAGGCCCAGGAGGTTGTCCACGAGTCCCATGTTGGCGAAGAGGATGAACAGCGGCACCACGGAGGTGATGATGGGCAGGGACTGCATGACGAACAGCAGCAGGGAGTAGCCGGAGACGGCTTTGCTGCGTCCGCGGGAGAGGACGTAGCCGGCCGGGGCGGCGACGGCGACGGACACGACGACGGTGCAGAGGGTGGTGACCAGGCTGTTCTGCAGCCAGGTGCCGGCCAGGGTCTTCGAGAACACGTTGCTGATGTTCTCGAAGGTCAGTCCGGTGGCGGTGCTGTTGGGCCCGGGGGTGAAGGCGAGGAGCACGGTGACCATGATGGGCACCAGGACGACGGCGGTGATGGCGAGGATCGCGGTGAAGCGCCACCAGCGGCCGCGCATGCCGGCTTCGGAGAGGGCGCGGCGGGGCTTGCCGGCGGTGGTGACTCCGAGGGCAGGGCCGGTTTCGGGGTGGGCGTGGAGTACTGCGCTCATTATTCGACGCTCGACTTTCGGATCTGGCGGTAGAGGAGAACGGAGACGACCACGAGGGTGAGGGTCATGAGGAAGGCGATGGCGACACCGGGACCGGTGGCGAAGTCCTGGAAGACGGTGCGGTAGGCCAGGACGACGAGGGAGGTGGTGGCATCCACGGGCCCGCCGCCGGTGAGCAGGTAGATGGTGGGGAAGTCGTTGACGCAGAAGATCGTCATCAGGATCCAGCTGATGTAGGTGGAGCGGGCGATCAGCGGCAGGGTGATCTGGCTGAACTGTTGGAAGCGGGTGGCCCCGTCCATGCTGGCGGCCTCGTAGACGGTGGTGTCCACGGAGGCCAGGGCGGCGGAGATCATCATCATCATGAACGGGAAGCTAACCCAGACCTTGAAAACCATGACCATGAGGGCGGCCAGGGTGGGGTCGGCGAGGAAGAGCGGGGTGCCCAGGCCGAGGTTGCGGAACAGGGAAGGGATGAGGCTGTCCGGGGTGGCGACCAGCCAGTTCCACGCGGTGGAGGACACCACGATCGGCACCACCCAGGGCAGGAGCAGCAGGACCTTGAAGGTGCCGCCGGCGGGGATTTTGGTGCGCAGCAGCAGGGCCAGGCCCAGGCCGACCAGCCAGGAACCGAAGACGCCGACGATGGTGAACCACAGGGTGAACTGGGCTGCTTTCCAGAACGCGGGCGAGGACAGGACGGTGGCGAAGTTGTCGGCGCCGACGAAGTTGCCGGTTTGGATGAGGTTGCCGTCGTGGGTGGCCTGGACCCCGGCGTACACGAGGGGGTAGCCGTGGATGAGGACGAGCAGGACCACGGAGGGAATCAGGAGCCAGAAGAAGGTCCGGGTGGTTTGTGCCGAGAGTCTGCTCTTGCGGTTGGTGGTGCTGGGGGATCCGCCGCCTCCGGGCCCGCCGGGGGCAAGGCCCCGCCGGGCCCGGGCGAGGCCGGACTGTGTAGTGGTGGACGTCATGGCGGCAGGCCTACTTCTTGATGGTGGACCGGAGCCCGGACTCAAAGGCCTGCAGGGCGGACTTGGCGTCGGTCTTGCCCGTGAGGATGGTCTGCGTCAGCTGGTTCAGGGCCTGGCCGCCGTCGAGGACTGCCAGGTCGGCGCTGAGCGTGTTGCCCTGCGCCGCGAAGGTCTTTCCGATGGGCTGGTATTCCTTGACGATCTTGACGTTGTTCGGGTCCTGCTTGAACTCGGGCAGTTCGGTGATGGACTTGAACACCGGAAGCGCGTTCATCAGCTTCTGGCGCCACAGTTCCTTGATCTGGCCGAGGTAGTACACCAGGAACGCCTCGGAGGCCTCCTGCGAGGGGGTGTTGGTGTACATCATGATGTTGTTCGGGAAGATCAAGGCTGCCTTGTCCCCGTGGGGACCGGCGATGGGGCTGGCCACCACGATGTCGCCGGAGGTGTCGCCCACGCGCTCCGGAACACCCAG from Arthrobacter globiformis harbors:
- a CDS encoding Gfo/Idh/MocA family protein, with protein sequence MTNHPNGTSDGHIRWGILGTGFIAGLQTQDLAENGFTVQAVGSRNAASSRAFSEKFDIPTAHASYEAFVADPDVDVVYIASPHTYHHAHALLALNAGKHVLVEKPFTINAREAQEIFALAEAKGLVALEAMWSRFLPHMARLREIVAEGSLGQIRKVTASHNQNLPKDPAHRLNDPALGGGALLDLGVYPVSFVFDVLGTPDTIRASASMTATGVDRQTAAIFEYPDGQQAIVDCALDTASNNRAAIIGTEGWIDIEPTWYNPTPFTRFDNAGKVLESFDQPVTSRGMQYQAAEMEGLIRAGRTAGTVLPPGESVAVMAAMDEIRRQIGLKYDADGNPND
- a CDS encoding family 16 glycoside hydrolase; the encoded protein is MEPVTEEKRSRLTHAAAVGDFLDVWRWDDWNELRIRCVGPMPVITTWVNGLKVAELDTATLESPNYDPEAIFRVLGDRGHIALEVHDNDAMSGEARWGKGTMPVAEHPHQGTEPRIREARAMIRTLRAGQRCEVWIASVTGERDLVFATEDVLLEAPNWTLDGGALVFNGDGKLWTFDVAGRSIRQVPLTGIPDLNNDHVLDPDGEHIFLSANDGHIYRAALAGGQAARITKDDGSFHFLHGVSPDGQELAYVGIESGEFTQPGRLRTIPAGGGASTPISVNGHCDGPEYSPDGEWLHFNTEAFTSKPGHAQLARVRAVGRSSSNATGDSGAEQLLKSDTVDWFPHLSPDGRLASYIRFPSGTVGHPADLPVDVVLVSTDDWAAPLQSWALFGGQGTLNVNGWAPDSTRFAYVAYPLATADSIKD
- a CDS encoding sugar phosphate isomerase/epimerase family protein, translating into MPRPYTLFTGQWADLPFEEVARLASGWGYDGLEIAVSGDHLDAWRWDEPGYVESKLAVLEKYNLKVWAISNHLKGQAVCDDPIDFRHEAIVGSKVWGDGDPEGVRQRAAEEMKHTARLARALGVDTVVGFTGSSIWQYVAMFPPVPEKVIDAGYQDFADRWNPILDVFDECGVRFAHEVHPSEIAYDYWTTVRTLEAIGHREAFGLNWDPSHFMWQGIDPVSFIWDFKDRIYHVDCKDTKLRPTGRNTVLGSHLPWGDPRRGWDFVSAGRGDVPWESSFRALTAIGYTGPISVEWEDAGMDRLHGAPEALAALKKFDFPASQTSFDAAFSTKD
- a CDS encoding Gfo/Idh/MocA family protein: MTSHESPGTPPGANRPLGVAMIGYAFMGKAHSNAWRNVASFFDVPAFEQKVLVGRDAGQVTAAAAKYGWSESATDWRSVLERDDIDIVDICAPGWMHAEIAIAALEAGKHVLVEKPLANTLAEAEAMTEAARAARVNGVQSMVGFNYRRVPALALARELIAEGRLGTVRHVRAAYLQDWLADAESPMTWRLNKETAGSGALGDIASHAIDQVLFLLGDSVTEVSGRLHTFTRVRPGQHGPEDVTVDDAAWATLSLASGAIASVEVSRVATGQKNSLKLEIYGERGTILFDLENLNELGFLDATVPVREQGFRRILVNEPDHPYLDAWWPQGHIIGWEHTFTHEIRDFLSAIGTGDAPSPSFEEGLAVQRVLAAVEESAAAKSASIQLVQPTGAAAATPTEGA
- a CDS encoding Gfo/Idh/MocA family protein — encoded protein: MSGASTPSSLRGPVGVGVIGAGNISKQYLDNLTVFPDLKVHVIADLFEEAAEARAKEYGIPEWGGVDAALNHPDVEIIVNLTIPAAHVEVATAAVNAGKHVWTEKPFSLDRESGLGLLKTADAAGIRLGTAPDTFLGAGLQTARRLIERGDIGTPLTALTTFQTPGPESWHPNPAFLFQYGAGPLFDMGPYYLTTLVQTFGSVRKVAAVGSKAKEVRIIGSGPRAGEEFTVDVPTHVSAMAHFEGGQSSHSVFSFESPRLRMGFVEITGTEATISLPDPNFFDGDIKLWRAGDEDWTVIPATGPANGRGMGVLDMARSIRAGVPHRATGNLAYHVLDTMVSISESVESGTFVDVESSAPASAALPEDWNPTAPTL
- a CDS encoding sugar phosphate isomerase/epimerase family protein encodes the protein MSYSLQLYTLRNAIQEDLPGTIRKVAEIGFTQVEPYNFVATANELGAALKENGLTAPSGHAPLLSQDQDEIFSAAKGLGIGTVIEPYITAEHWQNAEDIQATAAKLNAAAKKGVEYGIRVGYHNHAWELESAMEGKTALEYFEGLLDPELVLEVDTYWVAVGGKDPVEILTKLGDRVKFIHIKDGPLNTDTKAQQPAGQGRIPVWDVINAAKSLEVGVVEFDDYSGDIFDGITQSLAFLNSAKATEGAQA
- a CDS encoding carbohydrate ABC transporter permease, with protein sequence MSAVLHAHPETGPALGVTTAGKPRRALSEAGMRGRWWRFTAILAITAVVLVPIMVTVLLAFTPGPNSTATGLTFENISNVFSKTLAGTWLQNSLVTTLCTVVVSVAVAAPAGYVLSRGRSKAVSGYSLLLFVMQSLPIITSVVPLFILFANMGLVDNLLGLTIIYVGSTMTVATWMMAAYFDSIPISLEEASWIDGCSVFGSFTKVVLRNSLPGVLSTAIFAFLLAWNDYLVAIVFLRSNEIVTLPMGVQSFFQQNNTDWSGVMALAVVMMLPPIIVFATLNKYFSVGGIGGSLAGR
- a CDS encoding carbohydrate ABC transporter permease; protein product: MTSTTTQSGLARARRGLAPGGPGGGGSPSTTNRKSRLSAQTTRTFFWLLIPSVVLLVLIHGYPLVYAGVQATHDGNLIQTGNFVGADNFATVLSSPAFWKAAQFTLWFTIVGVFGSWLVGLGLALLLRTKIPAGGTFKVLLLLPWVVPIVVSSTAWNWLVATPDSLIPSLFRNLGLGTPLFLADPTLAALMVMVFKVWVSFPFMMMMISAALASVDTTVYEAASMDGATRFQQFSQITLPLIARSTYISWILMTIFCVNDFPTIYLLTGGGPVDATTSLVVLAYRTVFQDFATGPGVAIAFLMTLTLVVVSVLLYRQIRKSSVE